Genomic segment of Pararhodobacter zhoushanensis:
CGATCCTGAACACCTGGAACGGCACCTCGGTGTCGTCGCTGTTCGACATGGAAACGCTGACGCCGATCTACGAAGGCCTGTATTCACCGATCTGAGCGCGAAAGCCGGGGGCTGCCGCCCCCGGACCCCCTGCCCAGAGGCGGGGGCACGCCCCCTCCTCTGGACACCTCCCGTGGATATTTTCAGACAGAAAATGATCACGGCGCGCGGCGGATGACCAGCTGAGGCGCGCCGTTTGAGGTAAGGGCGAGCGAGTGCCCGGTCTGGTCAATAATGCTCTGCACCTGCCGGCGCAGGTTCGAGAAGCTGTCGAAGCGCACCGTGTCGATGGGCGCATCGAAGCGGATCTGCACGCGGAAGCCGTCGCTTTTGGGGGCAATCGCCCGGAGTGTGCCGGTGAAGGCAATCCCGAGATACGCGCCCTCAACCCGGTCGCCGGGTGCGAAGGGCATCTCAGGGGCTTGCGACAGGCGCGCATGCAGGGTGTTCCAGTCCCGCGCGCCGTTGTGATGCGCGATGTGCTCCAACGCGGCGGCATGGCTGATCGGCTGGCCCTGCGCTGCCATCGCGTGCCG
This window contains:
- a CDS encoding glyoxalase superfamily protein; its protein translation is MTPLTLTQAKALARSLRHAMAAQGQPISHAAALEHIAHHNGARDWNTLHARLSQAPEMPFAPGDRVEGAYLGIAFTGTLRAIAPKSDGFRVQIRFDAPIDTVRFDSFSNLRRQVQSIIDQTGHSLALTSNGAPQLVIRRAP